Proteins co-encoded in one Cricetulus griseus strain 17A/GY chromosome 1 unlocalized genomic scaffold, alternate assembly CriGri-PICRH-1.0 chr1_1, whole genome shotgun sequence genomic window:
- the Lrrc18 gene encoding leucine-rich repeat-containing protein 18, whose translation MAKGGKVPKGKKITLNVAKNCIKITFDGRKRLDLSKMGITTFPKCILRLNEVDELDLSRNMIRKIPDSISKFQNLRWLDLHSNYIDKLPESIGQMTTLLYLNVSNNRLTTNGLPVELNQLKNIRTVNLGLNHLDSVPTTLGALKDLHEVGLNDNLLSSIPASISKLPKLKKLNLKRNPFPKTEESDAFVDSIKRLENLYLVEEKDMCASCLQKCQRARDKLNKIKNMPPIAPRKAIFSNLVSPNSTAKESQEEWR comes from the coding sequence ATGGCCAAGGGTGGAAAAGTCCCCAAGGGAAAAAAGATCACCCTCAATGTGGCCAAGAATTGCATCAAAATCACCTTTGATGGGAGAAAGCGCCTTGATCTGAGCAAGATGGGAATCACCACCTTTCCCAAGTGTATCCTGCGTCTCAACGAGGTGGATGAACTCGACCTTAGCAGGAATATGATCAGGAAGATACCAGACTCCATCTCCAAGTTTCAGAACCTGAGATGGCTTGACCTGCACAGCAACTACATCGACAAGCTCCCTGAGTCCATCGGCCAGATGACCACCCTGCTGTATCTCAACGTCAGTAACAACAGGCTGACCACGAATGGGCTGCCCGTGGAGCTGAACCAGCTCAAGAACATCCGCACAGTAAATCTGGGCCTCAACCACCTGGACAGTGTGCCCACCACACTGGGGGCATTGAAGGATCTCCATGAGGTCGGACTAAATGACAACCTGCTGAGTTCCATTCCTGCCAGCATCTCCAAGCTCCCCAAGTTGAAGAAGCTCAACTTAAAAAGGAACCCCTTTCCAAAGACAGAGGAGTCAGACGCGTTTGTAGACTCCATCAAGAGGCTGGAAAACCTCTATCTGGTTGAGGAGAAGGATATGTGTGCATCTTGCCTGCAAAAATGCCAACGGGCCAGGGACAAGttgaacaaaatcaaaaacatgcCTCCCATAGCACCAAGAAAGGCCATCTTTTCCAATTTGGTTTCACCCAACTCAACGGCCAAGGAATCCCAGGAAGAATGGAGGTGA